Genomic segment of Candidatus Dormiibacterota bacterium:
GCAGGGTGTCGGCGCGGTTGACCGCGGTGGCACGGGCCCGGATCAGCACCTCGCCGGGACCGGGGGTGGGGTCGGGGACCTCACCGAGGTGCATGACCTCGGGGTCGCCCGGCGCGTCGACGACGATCGCCCTCACGGGTGCTCATGATGGCGTGCCGGTCCCACCCCGCGCGACCGCCGCGAACCACGCCTCGAGCTCGCGGCGCAGCCGCTCCGCGGTGGCGACGTCGACGAGCTCGAAGCGCAGCCGGGCGCCGGGGCGCAGGCGTCCCAGCGCCCCCAGGTCGGCGCTGGCGACGGTGGCGATCTTCGGATAGCCGCCGGTGGTGCCGCCGTCGGCGAGCAGCACGATCGGGCGGCGGCTGCCGGGCACCTGGATCGAGCCCGGCAGGCAGGCGTCGGACACGATCTCCGCGGCGCCGCGGTGCTCGAGCTCGGGGCCGTCGAGGCGCAGGCCGGTGCGGTCGGAGGAGGGGGTCACCGTCCACTGCGCGGTGGCCAGGAGCTCGAGCGCCGCGGCGGTGAAGTGACCGTCCTGGGGCCCGGGGACGGCGCGGACCGCTCCGTCGCGGGTCCACCACGGCGGCGGGTCGAGGCGGGTCTCGCCGCCGCCGGCGGGACGGTCGGACGCCAGCGGGAGGAGGTCGCCGGCGCGCAGCGCGCGCCCCCTCAGCCCGCCCCAGCCGCCGCGGAGGTCGGTGGCGGCCGAGCCCAGCACCGGCGCGACCGCGATGCCCCCGGCCACCGCCAGGTAGGCGCGCAGCCCGGAGGCCACCCGCCCGAGGCGCAGCCGGTCGCCGCGGCGCAGCGTCAGCGATGACCACGCCGCCGCCTCGCCGCGGTGGCCGCCGGCGTCCTGGATCCCGATCGCGCACTCGCCGGCGAGGGCCACCCGGACACTCTCGGCGAGCACCTCGAGGGTGGGTCCGCCGTGGGTGACCTCCAGAGCCGCCGCCCCCTGGGGGTTCCCGGCGAGCAGGTTGGCGAGCCGGAGGGTCGGGGGGTCGGCGGCCCCGCCGGCGGGCACGCCGAGGCGGCGCAGGCCCGGCCGCCCCACGTCCTGGACGGAGGTGAGCAGCCCCGGGGCGAGCACCCGCAGCGCGTCCACGGCTCAGCCCGCCGCGTCGACGGCGACGAAGCGCACCCGGTCGCCGGGGGCGAGCACGGCGGGGGGGGCGGCGGCGGGGTCGAAGAGGCGCGCCGGGGTCCGGCCGATGATCCTCCAGCCGCCCGGGGCGGCGACCGGGTAGATGCAGGTGAGCCCGCCGGCGACCGCCACCGACCCGGCGGCCACCCGCACCCGCGGCTCGGGATGCCGGCCGAGGCCGAGCGCCGCCGGCAGGCCGGTGAGGTAGGGGAGGCCGGGGAGGTGGCCGAGCATGGCGACGCGGTGGAGGGCGCCGGTGTGCGCGGCGACCGTGGCGGCCGGGCTCATCCCCGCGGCGGCGGCCACCTCCTCGAGGTCGGGCCCCGCCTCGCCGCCGTAGTCCACCGGGATGCTCCACTCCGCGCCTCCGCCGCCCGGCGCCTCCGGCGGCCCGGACACGAGCTCGCGGAGCGCGGCGACCAGCGCGTCGTGGCCGGTGACGAGGACGTCGTAGAGCACCAGCAGCGAGCGCAGCGTGGGCACGGTCTCGACCACCCCGGGAGGCGGCCGGCGGCGGAGCGCCGCCTCGAGGGCGAGCACCCGGGCGCTCAGCGCCTCGTCGACGGCGTCGCCGAACTCGACCACCACCGCGGCGTCGGCGGCGGCGAGGAAGCGGGGTGTCGGTTGCGACGGTACGAAACTCATCGATGCCGGGGGCCGGGCCTGGGGAGGAGCGCAAGACTGGCGGGTATGGCCCGTTCTCTACCAGTGACGGTGTAAGGCTGGGACGGCTGCGCTCCTGGGCGCGGCGGCCCCTGATTATTGGAAGGGAGTGCCTCGCATGGCGCAGTTCGGACACATCTCGACACGGGGACGGGCAGCCCTGCTCATCCTCGCCACCGGCGGCGCGGTCCTGGGGGCCGGGGTCGCACGCTCGGTGGCTCCGGCGACGGCCGCCACCGCCGCATCGGTGACGCTGAGCACCACCACGCCGACGGTGGTGACCGGTCATGTCGCGAGCCTCAAGGCGATCGTGAACACCGGTGGCGCGGCTCCGACGGGGACGGTCAGCTTCTTCCTGGACGGTGTGGGGATCACCCCCGCCTCCACCGGCACCAAGACCCTGAGCGGCGGGAAGAACAGCGTCACCGCGGCGTTCACCATGAACACCCCGGGTGGCCACCAGTTCACGGCGAAGTACAACGGCTCGGCGGCGTTCCTGCCCTCCGCGATGTCCGCGCCGGTGGGCGTCAACGTGGTGACCGCCGGCGCCGGCCAGGCCGTCGTGAGTGTCGTCTCCAGCCTGGGTGCGACGATCCCCAGCGCCACGCCGGTGACCATCACCGCGCACGTCGCCGGGACTCCCGTGCCCACCGGCTCGGTCAGCTTCACCGATCCCGGCACCTCACTTCCCGCCAACCGGACCCTCACCGGCGGCGCGGTCAGCATCAACGTCGCCAGCCTGCCGCTGGGGACCAACACCATCACCGCCAACTACAGCGGCGATCCCACCTACGCTCCCTCCAGCGGGACGATGACGATCACGGTCACCGCCCAGCCGAACGACAGGTTCCTGAACCACCTGTACACCGACATGATCGGTGCCCAGGACCCCAGCGGTGAGGCCTTCTGGGCGTCGCAGCTGGCCAAGGGCATGGCGCGACCCACCGTCGCCTTCGCCTTCACCCAGACCCAGAACTACGACAACGCGATCGTTGCCCAGCTGTACCAGAACGTGATGGGTCGTGGGTCGGATCCCGGCGGCGCCACCTTCTGGGCGGGCAAGATGCGCGGCGGCATGTCGCCTGAGCAGATCGCGGCGTCGATGGTCGCGTCGGACGAGCGCTTCCTCAGCCCGAGCTTCGGCAACAACGACGTCGACACCTTCATCCAGGCGACCTACCGGGCGCTGCTCGGCCGTGGTGCCGACTCCCCCGGCCTCGGCTTCTGGCACGACTACCTCCTCACCGGCCACCCGCGCTGGCAGCTGACCCTCGGCTTCGTCTACAGCACCGAGTGGGCGCACGTGACCGTCAGCAACATGTACGCCAAGTTCCACCTCGGCACCCCCGCTCCCAGCGCCTGGGACTACTGGGCGGGCCAGGTCATCGGGGGCATGCACGACGACCAGCTCGCCGCGCAGCTCGCCGGCTCCCAGCAGTACTACGACTGGACGCAGGCCAACTAGACCGACCAACGACAACCGTCAAGGGGGGCGGGCGCCGTGCCCGCCCCCTTTCTCGTGCCCGGCGCGTGGCATCCTGGGAGGATGACGGCGCGCGTCGACCTCAACAGCGATCTCGGTGAGGGCTTCGGCCCCTGGCGCATGGGCGACGACGAGCAGCTCCTCCAGGTCGTCACCACCACCAGCATCGCCTGCGGGTTCCACGCCGGCGACCCGGTGATCATGGCGAGGACGGTCGCGCTGGCCCGCCGCCACGGCGTCGCCGTCGGCGCCCACCCCGGCACCCTCGACCTCTACGGCTTCGGCCGCCGCCGCTTCAGCGGCGAACCGCCCGACGAGCTGGCGACGATGGTCGTGTACCAGGTCGGGGCGCTCGGGGCGCTGGCCGCCCGCGAGGGCGTGCGGCTCCGCCACGTCAAGCTCCACGGCGCCCTCAGCAACGCCGCCGCGGTCGACGTGGATCTCGCGGACGCGGTCGCCGAGGCGATCTGCGCCCTCGACCCGCTGCTCGCCTGGCTGGTGCCGTCGGGGTCGGAGATGGGTCTCGCGGCGCAGCGCTACGGGCTGCGTGCCGTCCACGAGGTGTTCGCCGACCGCGGCTACGACGACGACGGCAACCTGCTCCTCCGCGATCGCCCCGGAGCGCTGCTCACCGACACCGGCGAGGTGGTCGAGCGCGCCCTGCGGATCGTCGAGGCGGGTGCGGTGGTGAGCGTGTCGGGACGGGTGCTGCCGCTGCGGTGCGACTCCCTCTGCGTCCACGGCGACACTCCCGGCGCGCTGGCGACGGCCCGGGGGCTGCGGGCCGGGCTCGAGGCCGCGGGGGTCACGGTCGCCGCCTTCGGCGCTTCCTGAGAGCTCGCTGAGAAGCGTCCGGGTCACCGCGATTTCTCAGCGGCGCTCCCCAGACTTCCCGGCATGAGCTCCGCCGCCCTCCGCCTCACCCGCCGCCAGGCTCTCGCCACCGCCGCCGTGGGCGCCGCCGGCGCCGCCGGCCTCCGGGTGCTCGCCGTCCACCTCTCCGGTGGCTCGGCGACCACGGTGTCCGCGGCCGGTCCGATGGGCGCCTGGGCCAGCCCGCTCGGCGACAGCCGCGCGCTCGCCGCGCACCTGCTCCGCCGTGCCGGCTTCGCCGCCTCCGCGGCCGACCTCGACCACGCCGCCTCGATGTCGTACGACGACCTCGTCGACCAGGTCGTCGGG
This window contains:
- the pxpB gene encoding 5-oxoprolinase subunit PxpB encodes the protein MSFVPSQPTPRFLAAADAAVVVEFGDAVDEALSARVLALEAALRRRPPPGVVETVPTLRSLLVLYDVLVTGHDALVAALRELVSGPPEAPGGGGAEWSIPVDYGGEAGPDLEEVAAAAGMSPAATVAAHTGALHRVAMLGHLPGLPYLTGLPAALGLGRHPEPRVRVAAGSVAVAGGLTCIYPVAAPGGWRIIGRTPARLFDPAAAPPAVLAPGDRVRFVAVDAAG
- a CDS encoding biotin-dependent carboxyltransferase family protein, with product MDALRVLAPGLLTSVQDVGRPGLRRLGVPAGGAADPPTLRLANLLAGNPQGAAALEVTHGGPTLEVLAESVRVALAGECAIGIQDAGGHRGEAAAWSSLTLRRGDRLRLGRVASGLRAYLAVAGGIAVAPVLGSAATDLRGGWGGLRGRALRAGDLLPLASDRPAGGGETRLDPPPWWTRDGAVRAVPGPQDGHFTAAALELLATAQWTVTPSSDRTGLRLDGPELEHRGAAEIVSDACLPGSIQVPGSRRPIVLLADGGTTGGYPKIATVASADLGALGRLRPGARLRFELVDVATAERLRRELEAWFAAVARGGTGTPS
- a CDS encoding 5-oxoprolinase subunit PxpA, translating into MTARVDLNSDLGEGFGPWRMGDDEQLLQVVTTTSIACGFHAGDPVIMARTVALARRHGVAVGAHPGTLDLYGFGRRRFSGEPPDELATMVVYQVGALGALAAREGVRLRHVKLHGALSNAAAVDVDLADAVAEAICALDPLLAWLVPSGSEMGLAAQRYGLRAVHEVFADRGYDDDGNLLLRDRPGALLTDTGEVVERALRIVEAGAVVSVSGRVLPLRCDSLCVHGDTPGALATARGLRAGLEAAGVTVAAFGAS
- a CDS encoding DUF4214 domain-containing protein, with translation MAQFGHISTRGRAALLILATGGAVLGAGVARSVAPATAATAASVTLSTTTPTVVTGHVASLKAIVNTGGAAPTGTVSFFLDGVGITPASTGTKTLSGGKNSVTAAFTMNTPGGHQFTAKYNGSAAFLPSAMSAPVGVNVVTAGAGQAVVSVVSSLGATIPSATPVTITAHVAGTPVPTGSVSFTDPGTSLPANRTLTGGAVSINVASLPLGTNTITANYSGDPTYAPSSGTMTITVTAQPNDRFLNHLYTDMIGAQDPSGEAFWASQLAKGMARPTVAFAFTQTQNYDNAIVAQLYQNVMGRGSDPGGATFWAGKMRGGMSPEQIAASMVASDERFLSPSFGNNDVDTFIQATYRALLGRGADSPGLGFWHDYLLTGHPRWQLTLGFVYSTEWAHVTVSNMYAKFHLGTPAPSAWDYWAGQVIGGMHDDQLAAQLAGSQQYYDWTQAN